One Niabella beijingensis DNA window includes the following coding sequences:
- a CDS encoding DUF4249 domain-containing protein: MMTNCKYIFGICLLLTTLFSCRKVIYPDFDDDGTRKTVIEASVSDLKDTAIVFISETLAIYEPNSYSGKDGAVVSIARDDSTPVLLTNLGNGRFGGHLTASTGSSYTLHIRTETEQFSARSVMPAKIRMDSLFITRRTILGRNLRIPTVVFRDPPAPGNYYRFILWVDGFENTTIFIENDRLFNGNQMTMELLDVFTDEGTPTFVDKYDRVTVEMQCITKETYDYLYQLKGNALGDGGTANPGNPGSNITGGALGYFSVHTSERKELFAD, translated from the coding sequence ATGATGACCAACTGCAAATACATTTTCGGCATTTGTCTGTTACTGACGACCCTGTTTTCCTGCAGGAAGGTCATTTATCCGGACTTTGATGACGACGGCACCCGTAAAACGGTCATCGAGGCATCCGTTTCCGACCTGAAAGACACGGCCATCGTTTTTATTTCCGAAACACTTGCCATATATGAGCCTAACAGTTATTCGGGTAAAGATGGCGCTGTGGTGTCGATAGCCCGTGATGACAGCACACCGGTACTTCTAACCAATCTTGGGAACGGAAGATTTGGCGGACACCTTACTGCCAGTACCGGCAGCTCCTATACCCTTCACATCCGCACAGAAACGGAACAATTTTCAGCCCGGTCTGTAATGCCTGCAAAAATCAGGATGGATTCATTGTTCATTACACGCCGCACGATCCTTGGCCGGAACCTCCGCATTCCGACAGTAGTATTCCGCGACCCTCCTGCTCCCGGTAATTACTATCGTTTTATACTTTGGGTAGATGGTTTTGAGAATACGACGATCTTTATTGAAAATGACCGGCTTTTTAACGGGAACCAGATGACCATGGAGTTGCTGGATGTGTTTACAGATGAGGGAACGCCTACATTTGTTGACAAATACGACCGGGTTACCGTAGAGATGCAATGCATTACCAAGGAAACCTATGATTATCTCTACCAGTTAAAAGGAAATGCGCTGGGCGATGGCGGCACTGCCAACCCCGGAAATCCTGGATCAAATATCACCGGTGGTGCCCTGGGTTATTTCAGTGTGCACACCTCGGAGCGAAAAGAATTGTTTGCCGATTAA
- the dinB gene encoding DNA polymerase IV has product MQRKIIHIDMDAFYASVEQRDFPGYRGKPIVVGGSPEGRGGVVATASYEARKYGIRSAMPSKTAQRLCPDALFITPRFPVYKMVSQQIRAIFHRYTDQIEPLSLDEAFLDVTEDKMGIGSALDIAREIKQSIREELQLTASAGVSVNKFVAKIASDMEKPDGLTFIGPSKIEAFMERLPVEKFFGVGKVTAGKMKSMGLHTGADLKRLTEAELVQHFGKPGKFYYQIVRGIDERPVVPDRETKSISVEDTYQEDLTTKEAMLHELEILTGRLAERVTRAGLKGRTVTVKFKFHDFTINTRSHSLLTAFNDEVRILDTIRMILDKTDFFQKRVRLLGVGLSNFDVSGTDSGTPPGSNQLVLF; this is encoded by the coding sequence TTGCAACGTAAGATCATCCATATCGACATGGACGCTTTCTATGCTTCTGTGGAACAGCGCGATTTTCCCGGATACAGGGGCAAGCCAATAGTAGTGGGCGGCTCGCCGGAAGGACGTGGCGGTGTTGTGGCCACTGCAAGTTATGAGGCCCGGAAATACGGTATCCGGTCGGCGATGCCCTCCAAAACGGCGCAGCGGCTTTGTCCGGATGCGTTGTTTATCACTCCCCGGTTCCCGGTTTACAAAATGGTCTCCCAACAGATACGGGCGATCTTTCACCGTTATACCGATCAGATAGAACCGCTTTCGCTGGACGAAGCCTTTCTTGATGTAACAGAGGACAAAATGGGTATTGGTTCGGCACTCGATATCGCCAGGGAGATCAAGCAGTCGATCCGGGAAGAATTACAGCTGACGGCTTCTGCAGGGGTTTCGGTTAATAAATTCGTCGCCAAGATCGCTTCCGACATGGAAAAACCAGACGGCCTTACCTTTATCGGCCCTTCAAAAATAGAAGCCTTTATGGAAAGGCTGCCGGTGGAAAAATTCTTTGGTGTGGGCAAAGTAACGGCGGGAAAAATGAAGAGCATGGGACTTCATACCGGCGCTGACCTCAAAAGGCTTACCGAAGCCGAACTCGTACAGCATTTTGGCAAACCAGGTAAATTTTATTACCAGATCGTGCGCGGTATCGATGAGCGGCCTGTGGTACCGGACCGGGAAACAAAATCCATCAGCGTGGAGGATACGTACCAGGAAGATCTTACTACAAAAGAAGCCATGCTTCACGAACTGGAGATTCTGACCGGGAGGCTCGCAGAACGTGTAACGCGGGCAGGACTAAAGGGCCGGACCGTAACCGTAAAGTTCAAGTTCCATGATTTTACCATCAATACCCGCAGTCATTCGCTTCTTACTGCTTTCAACGACGAGGTGCGCATATTGGATACCATCCGTATGATCCTGGACAAAACAGACTTCTTTCAGAAACGGGTAAGACTCCTGGGTGTTGGCCTGTCTAATTTTGATGTATCCGGAACTGATTCCGGTACGCCCCCCGGCAGCAACCAGCTGGTGCTTTTTTAG
- a CDS encoding superoxide dismutase, protein MKHELPVLPYAPSALEPYIDTLTMEIHHGKHHQAYVDNLNKAIAGTAYENHTLEQLVAEAGAISPAVRNNAGGHWNHRFFWNILSPSGGGVPGGALAAAIDTAFGSFNDFKDRFNAAGAARFGSGWVWLIVTEAGKLEITSTPNQDNPLMDVAETKGRPVIGADVWEHAYYLNYQNKRPDYLAAFWNVVNWEAAGKWYASGK, encoded by the coding sequence ATGAAACATGAACTTCCCGTATTACCTTATGCACCTTCCGCACTTGAACCGTATATTGACACTCTTACAATGGAGATTCATCATGGAAAGCATCATCAGGCCTATGTAGATAACCTCAACAAAGCCATCGCCGGTACGGCGTATGAGAATCATACCCTCGAGCAGCTGGTGGCAGAGGCAGGTGCTATCAGCCCGGCTGTAAGGAACAATGCCGGCGGACACTGGAACCACCGTTTTTTCTGGAATATCCTTTCTCCGTCCGGTGGTGGCGTGCCCGGTGGCGCACTGGCAGCAGCCATTGATACTGCATTTGGTTCTTTCAATGATTTCAAAGACCGGTTCAATGCCGCAGGAGCTGCCCGATTCGGTTCAGGATGGGTATGGCTGATCGTTACTGAAGCCGGTAAACTGGAGATCACTTCCACGCCAAACCAGGATAACCCGCTGATGGATGTGGCGGAAACAAAAGGCCGGCCGGTTATCGGCGCCGATGTATGGGAGCATGCCTATTACCTCAACTATCAGAACAAACGCCCGGATTATCTTGCTGCTTTCTGGAATGTCGTGAACTGGGAAGCTGCAGGAAAATGGTATGCATCCGGGAAATAA
- a CDS encoding alpha-galactosidase — MIRLAILLMFLFYSHKGVTQQMLPLPSETTLPAVSGDWLVTPVTARAGVYSSADKKELLLSNGLVQRRFRLRPNLACIDYKNRITGQQLLRSVKPEARISIDGLPYNIGGLYGQQEQAYLLPEWVDSFKKNDSDFVFTEYKVTDLPPYLAPQTKSWATNTKPATGKLLSFTYHSPLVPLRGLKVTVHYELYDGLPLIAKWLSIENRSGRTFRLGRVVNEILGMVEEQSAVVGSPEQMEKPSGLYIESNYAFNNAMRYNLSDQTLHWKTDPAYTSQVNYELQTPCLMEVYPEYGPGIDLRPNESFTSIRTYELATDSYDRQRRGMAIQKMYRTIAPWITANPIFMHLVSKKDEEVYHAVDQCAATGCEAVILSFGSHINMEDVSPGNISRCKKLADYAHKKGIRIGVYSLFSSRRISEEDDVINPKTGKTGGAFFGNAPCFGSKWGLAYRDKVKQFFNATGFDIWENDGPYPGDRCASTQHPGHRDLDDSQWRQMELQKELYHWLNARGIYINAPDWYFLDGTNKIALGYREVNFSLSRAQQKILNRQNIFDGTWDKTPSMGWGFVPLTRYQGGGPEAVLEPLSEHLDDYEQLMMQYYGAGIQACYRGPRLYDTDRTKALVTRVIGWYKKYRSILNSDIIHVRRADGRDWDGWLHVNPLLKEKGLLLLFNPTSKPIEQQLVIPLYYTGLHTTARVREKEGAPKNYRLNRNYEIRLPVTLAPGSYSWWVVE; from the coding sequence ATGATCCGTCTTGCCATTCTTTTAATGTTCCTTTTTTATAGTCACAAGGGAGTAACCCAGCAGATGCTGCCCCTGCCTTCTGAAACAACGCTCCCCGCTGTATCCGGCGACTGGCTGGTCACCCCCGTTACGGCCAGGGCCGGAGTTTACAGCAGCGCTGATAAAAAAGAGCTTCTGTTAAGCAACGGCCTTGTTCAGCGGCGGTTCCGCCTTCGGCCCAATCTTGCATGTATCGATTATAAAAACAGGATAACCGGACAACAGCTGCTGCGCTCAGTAAAGCCCGAAGCCCGGATCAGCATTGACGGCCTCCCTTATAACATCGGGGGGCTTTACGGGCAACAGGAGCAGGCTTACCTGCTTCCGGAATGGGTCGATTCATTTAAGAAGAACGACAGCGATTTTGTTTTTACAGAATATAAGGTCACTGACCTCCCACCCTATCTTGCGCCGCAGACCAAGAGCTGGGCTACCAACACGAAACCGGCCACAGGGAAGCTGCTAAGCTTTACCTATCATTCGCCGCTCGTTCCGCTCCGGGGTCTGAAGGTGACCGTGCATTATGAGCTCTATGATGGCCTGCCGCTGATCGCCAAATGGCTCAGTATCGAAAACAGGTCCGGCCGGACTTTCCGTCTTGGCCGTGTGGTAAATGAGATCCTGGGAATGGTGGAAGAGCAAAGCGCGGTTGTGGGCAGTCCCGAACAAATGGAGAAACCTTCCGGTCTTTATATTGAATCCAATTACGCATTTAACAACGCCATGCGTTATAACCTGAGCGACCAGACCCTGCACTGGAAAACAGATCCCGCCTACACTTCGCAGGTCAACTATGAGCTGCAGACCCCCTGCCTGATGGAGGTCTACCCTGAATATGGCCCCGGGATTGATCTGCGGCCCAATGAAAGCTTCACCTCCATCCGCACCTACGAGCTGGCCACCGACAGTTACGACCGCCAGCGAAGGGGAATGGCCATTCAGAAAATGTACCGCACCATTGCTCCTTGGATCACTGCCAATCCCATTTTTATGCACCTTGTCAGCAAAAAAGATGAAGAGGTATACCATGCGGTAGATCAATGCGCTGCCACCGGCTGTGAAGCCGTGATACTAAGCTTTGGGAGTCATATCAATATGGAAGATGTTTCCCCCGGGAACATCAGCCGCTGCAAAAAACTGGCAGACTATGCCCATAAAAAGGGCATCCGGATCGGCGTGTATTCCCTTTTCAGCTCCCGGCGTATCAGTGAGGAAGATGACGTGATCAATCCTAAAACGGGAAAAACAGGCGGTGCTTTTTTTGGTAATGCACCCTGCTTTGGAAGTAAGTGGGGACTGGCCTACCGGGATAAAGTAAAACAGTTTTTCAATGCCACCGGTTTTGATATCTGGGAAAATGACGGTCCCTACCCCGGCGACCGCTGTGCCTCCACACAACACCCGGGCCACCGCGACCTGGACGACAGCCAGTGGCGGCAAATGGAACTGCAGAAAGAGCTGTACCACTGGCTGAATGCCCGTGGTATCTATATTAATGCCCCGGATTGGTATTTTCTTGACGGCACCAATAAGATCGCGCTCGGCTACCGGGAAGTGAACTTCTCCCTCTCCCGTGCCCAGCAAAAAATACTGAACCGGCAAAACATCTTCGACGGTACCTGGGACAAAACACCTTCCATGGGCTGGGGTTTCGTACCCCTGACCCGTTACCAGGGAGGCGGGCCCGAAGCAGTGCTGGAGCCGCTTTCCGAACACCTGGACGATTATGAGCAACTGATGATGCAGTACTACGGCGCCGGCATACAGGCCTGTTACCGCGGTCCGCGTCTCTATGACACAGACCGTACGAAAGCCCTTGTAACCAGAGTGATCGGGTGGTATAAAAAATACCGGTCCATTCTCAATTCGGATATCATTCATGTACGCAGGGCCGACGGGAGGGATTGGGACGGCTGGCTGCATGTAAACCCGTTGCTAAAAGAAAAAGGACTGCTGCTGCTCTTCAACCCCACCAGTAAACCGATAGAACAGCAGCTCGTCATACCATTGTATTATACGGGACTCCATACCACAGCACGGGTCCGCGAAAAGGAAGGTGCTCCCAAAAATTACCGGCTCAACCGGAACTACGAGATCCGGTTACCGGTCACCCTGGCACCCGGCAGTTACTCGTGGTGGGTAGTTGAATGA
- a CDS encoding NIPSNAP family protein translates to MQRRKFLQSSLAVTAGMTLAVNQADAGGRSSAQKEVYEWREYEMRFGSDQGQLEDYFKTALIPALNQYGVKKVGVFREWSPSEPARIYLLVPYASLDHYLSANTKIKTDAGYIKNSAAYDSIPADKPVYNRFGSSLMIAFDGFPAMVAPPGGSRIFELRTYEGYSEDAVRRKIKMFHDGEFPIFNRAKLNPVFCGEVIAGDRQPRLTYMITCNNMEERNKGWSAFISDPAWKKLVADPQYANTISKISNTFLIPTAYSQV, encoded by the coding sequence ATGCAACGCAGAAAATTTCTTCAATCGTCGCTTGCTGTTACTGCAGGTATGACATTAGCCGTGAACCAGGCGGACGCAGGTGGCCGGTCTTCCGCACAAAAAGAGGTGTACGAATGGCGGGAATATGAAATGCGCTTCGGTTCCGATCAGGGACAACTGGAAGATTATTTTAAGACGGCGCTGATCCCCGCATTGAATCAATACGGGGTGAAAAAGGTCGGTGTCTTCAGGGAATGGAGCCCTTCGGAACCCGCCAGGATCTATTTGCTGGTGCCTTATGCATCGCTTGATCACTACCTTTCTGCGAATACAAAAATAAAAACGGACGCAGGGTATATAAAGAACAGCGCGGCATACGACAGCATACCGGCTGACAAACCCGTATACAACCGGTTTGGCTCTTCCCTGATGATCGCTTTTGATGGCTTTCCTGCAATGGTGGCACCCCCCGGCGGATCGCGGATCTTTGAATTAAGGACTTATGAGGGATATAGTGAAGACGCGGTACGGAGAAAAATTAAAATGTTTCATGACGGGGAATTTCCCATTTTTAACCGGGCGAAACTGAACCCGGTGTTCTGTGGTGAAGTGATTGCCGGTGACAGGCAGCCCCGCCTTACTTATATGATCACCTGCAACAATATGGAGGAACGGAACAAAGGATGGTCCGCCTTCATCAGCGATCCTGCGTGGAAAAAGCTGGTAGCGGACCCTCAATATGCCAATACGATTTCCAAGATCAGCAATACTTTTTTGATTCCCACAGCTTATTCGCAGGTCTAA
- a CDS encoding helix-turn-helix domain-containing protein codes for MEQTKEYPSLNFSEIQQFLNRYTDVIYLEMKGDNYQCHFPTRHDYFVLMLFENGAGINTIDGVGYNIAPLQMHLYFPEQIHHWSLDGDTLVHEILLSRKLFEVFSNLLKYPYYYYKQNPVVDLPRDTFYKLVHELKSIGDELSIQRGLLEIINYRLFIISLMVSREIYTTFPAEDRLAIPPIIIRFMDLVMLHFKEERSVRFYADKLFLSPNYLTILCKQYYGNTASAIIHSEVILEIKHQLINPIKSIKAIAYDLNFTGISSLSGFFKNNTGMSPKAFREEHIKKLQQVKEHKPVLFAK; via the coding sequence ATGGAGCAAACAAAAGAGTATCCCAGTTTGAACTTTTCGGAAATACAGCAATTTTTGAACCGATATACGGATGTTATTTACCTGGAGATGAAAGGCGATAACTATCAGTGTCATTTTCCCACCAGGCACGATTATTTTGTGCTGATGCTGTTTGAAAATGGTGCAGGTATCAATACTATTGATGGCGTCGGTTACAATATAGCCCCCCTGCAAATGCATCTCTATTTCCCCGAGCAGATCCATCACTGGTCACTGGACGGCGATACTCTTGTGCATGAGATCCTGTTATCAAGGAAATTATTCGAGGTCTTCAGCAATTTATTAAAATATCCTTACTACTATTATAAGCAAAATCCCGTGGTGGATTTGCCCCGGGACACCTTTTATAAACTTGTACATGAACTGAAAAGCATCGGGGACGAACTAAGCATCCAAAGAGGCTTGCTGGAGATCATTAATTACCGGCTTTTTATCATATCATTAATGGTCAGCAGGGAGATATATACCACTTTTCCGGCAGAAGACCGATTAGCGATCCCGCCCATCATCATCCGGTTTATGGACCTCGTGATGCTCCACTTTAAAGAAGAACGGTCCGTCAGGTTCTATGCAGACAAGCTGTTCTTGTCACCCAACTATCTTACCATTCTCTGCAAGCAGTATTATGGCAATACGGCGTCTGCTATCATTCATAGCGAGGTCATTCTTGAGATCAAACACCAGCTGATCAATCCTATCAAGTCGATAAAGGCGATCGCGTATGATCTTAACTTTACCGGCATCTCCTCTCTTTCCGGGTTCTTTAAAAACAATACCGGGATGTCTCCAAAAGCATTCCGGGAGGAGCATATAAAAAAATTGCAGCAGGTAAAAGAACATAAGCCGGTCCTGTTCGCCAAATAG
- a CDS encoding basic secretory family protein has protein sequence MQGNPDQLPETFCHELMHQVLPYKNNVEKWLIEGMADYGNYYYGTTSPQWHRDSFNNTPRNDISWQSGYQHTAKFLMWLDTKFPGFTLSLHKACLQGTYKKQKYFIDKTDKTMEQLWALYRKSNFKIGAAD, from the coding sequence TTGCAGGGCAACCCTGATCAGTTACCCGAAACGTTTTGTCATGAATTAATGCACCAGGTACTTCCTTATAAGAACAATGTTGAAAAATGGTTGATTGAAGGAATGGCTGATTATGGAAATTATTACTATGGAACAACTTCGCCGCAATGGCATAGAGATAGTTTTAATAATACTCCCCGAAACGATATATCATGGCAAAGCGGTTACCAGCATACAGCAAAATTCTTAATGTGGTTAGACACAAAGTTCCCCGGTTTTACCCTTTCGCTTCATAAAGCCTGCTTACAGGGGACCTATAAAAAGCAAAAATATTTTATTGATAAAACGGACAAAACAATGGAACAGTTATGGGCGCTGTATAGAAAAAGTAATTTTAAGATTGGTGCCGCCGATTAG
- a CDS encoding YdeI/OmpD-associated family protein — translation MASTQKLKFKTTLLQSGKTATGIKIPDAIIEKLGGGKKPLVKVTINNFTYRSAVAVMGGAYMVGVNAENREAAKIKGGDKIDVTIELDTEERTVDVPVELQKMLNKNAAAKKTFEALSNSRKKALVAPIVNAKTDETRDRNVKKAFSALTVV, via the coding sequence ATGGCCAGCACTCAAAAACTAAAATTTAAAACCACCTTATTGCAGTCGGGTAAAACAGCAACGGGAATAAAAATCCCGGATGCGATAATAGAAAAATTAGGTGGTGGGAAAAAGCCTTTGGTAAAAGTTACGATTAATAATTTTACTTACCGCAGTGCCGTAGCTGTAATGGGAGGCGCTTATATGGTAGGTGTTAATGCTGAAAATCGTGAGGCCGCGAAAATAAAAGGTGGTGATAAGATTGATGTAACTATTGAATTGGATACGGAAGAAAGAACGGTGGATGTGCCTGTTGAGCTGCAAAAAATGCTCAATAAAAATGCAGCTGCAAAAAAGACTTTTGAAGCGCTTTCGAATAGCAGGAAAAAAGCGCTGGTTGCGCCTATCGTAAATGCTAAAACCGATGAAACGAGGGATAGAAATGTAAAAAAAGCGTTTTCCGCTTTAACGGTAGTTTAA
- a CDS encoding universal stress protein, translating into MKKILFVCDGDNYSHEAFEFIKQIQQYEPLLVKGIFFSTVEISELIYASYALENNNELRDAEKGIPSQVIERFVNQCKTNNIQHIVKEEMGTSWNKVFWRKETRFADLMIISQKMLCNNIDAQQPNEYMLELLRWADCPVLSVPEKATNFEQIIGAYDGSQESTHALTAFCKTFPQYSNLPANFVYVKNEESDKIPDLELLEEYVNAHFKNAEPYILKSNSLIFVAVFFTSVPTFSTSVHTF; encoded by the coding sequence GTGAAAAAGATACTTTTTGTTTGTGATGGCGACAATTATTCGCACGAAGCTTTTGAGTTTATTAAGCAAATTCAGCAATATGAACCCTTATTAGTAAAAGGCATTTTCTTCTCAACCGTTGAGATAAGCGAACTAATCTATGCAAGCTACGCATTAGAGAATAATAATGAGTTGCGAGATGCCGAAAAGGGTATTCCATCCCAAGTTATTGAGCGTTTTGTCAATCAATGCAAAACGAATAACATCCAGCATATTGTAAAAGAAGAGATGGGCACCTCCTGGAACAAGGTTTTTTGGAGAAAAGAAACCAGATTTGCCGATCTTATGATCATCAGTCAGAAAATGCTTTGCAATAATATTGACGCACAGCAACCCAATGAGTATATGCTGGAGTTACTTCGTTGGGCGGACTGCCCTGTATTGTCAGTTCCGGAAAAAGCAACAAATTTTGAACAGATTATCGGAGCTTATGACGGTTCTCAGGAATCTACACATGCTCTAACGGCGTTTTGTAAAACATTTCCTCAGTATAGTAATTTGCCCGCAAATTTTGTGTATGTCAAAAATGAAGAAAGTGATAAAATTCCCGATCTAGAATTACTAGAAGAGTATGTCAATGCACATTTCAAAAATGCGGAACCCTATATTTTAAAATCAAATAGTTTAATTTTTGTGGCCGTTTTCTTTACCTCGGTTCCTACGTTTTCAACATCAGTACATACTTTTTGA
- a CDS encoding zinc-dependent alcohol dehydrogenase family protein: MKALVYQGPGDKSWEEKPKPVILEPTDVIVRITKTTICGTDLHILKGDVPEVTKGRILGHEGVGVIEEIGGAVTNFKQGDRVLISCITSCSKCSYCKRGMYSHCINGGWILGHLIDGTQAEYVRIPYADSSLYPITEGSDEDALVMLSDILPTGFECGVLNGKVQPGSIIAIVGAGPIGLAALLTAQFYTPSEIIMIDPDDNRLAIARQFGATHIINNRQGNGVAQVMTLTSNIGVDTAIEAVGIPATFELCQSIIAPGGVIANIGVHGKSVDLHLEKLWSRNITITTRLVDTVTTPMLLKTVNAKKIDAKKLITHYFKLDDIIKAYDTFEHAASQKALKVILNNS, from the coding sequence ATGAAAGCATTAGTTTATCAGGGTCCCGGAGATAAATCATGGGAAGAAAAACCAAAACCTGTTATTCTCGAGCCAACAGATGTAATTGTGCGCATAACAAAGACCACCATTTGTGGTACTGACCTCCATATTTTAAAGGGCGACGTACCTGAGGTGACTAAAGGACGCATACTCGGGCATGAGGGTGTTGGCGTCATTGAAGAAATCGGTGGAGCAGTCACTAATTTTAAACAAGGTGACCGGGTCTTAATTTCATGCATAACTTCTTGCAGCAAATGCAGCTACTGTAAAAGAGGCATGTATTCTCATTGCATAAATGGCGGGTGGATATTGGGACATTTAATTGATGGAACCCAGGCAGAGTATGTTAGAATTCCTTATGCCGATTCCAGTCTCTATCCAATTACCGAAGGAAGCGATGAAGACGCCCTGGTAATGTTAAGTGACATATTACCAACGGGATTTGAATGTGGCGTTTTAAATGGAAAAGTACAACCTGGCAGTATTATAGCTATTGTAGGTGCTGGCCCTATAGGATTGGCCGCCCTTCTTACAGCCCAATTTTATACGCCGTCTGAAATTATTATGATTGACCCCGATGATAACCGGCTGGCTATTGCCAGGCAGTTCGGCGCTACTCACATTATTAACAACCGGCAGGGAAACGGAGTAGCACAGGTTATGACCCTTACTTCAAACATCGGTGTGGACACAGCTATTGAAGCAGTTGGGATACCGGCTACATTTGAACTTTGTCAATCCATTATTGCGCCGGGAGGGGTCATTGCCAATATCGGGGTGCATGGGAAAAGTGTAGATTTACACCTGGAAAAATTGTGGTCCAGAAATATCACCATCACAACCAGGCTCGTTGACACTGTCACAACGCCTATGCTACTAAAAACGGTAAACGCAAAAAAAATTGATGCCAAAAAGCTTATTACGCATTACTTCAAATTAGACGATATCATAAAGGCATATGATACGTTTGAACATGCTGCATCTCAAAAGGCATTGAAAGTAATTTTAAACAATTCCTAA
- a CDS encoding universal stress protein, producing the protein MKKVIFMTDACSLDCNALDFACFIAGNAKASLKGLFFEDADYVDDAVLSDLSPSPCGDILGEPDTVGFETSTEIQALNIQRFKDFCAKRNITCTVRCLGKADLDNALIESRFADLIVAGGKMSFPDEKNRFPSPFLRGVLQKAECPIIISSERIRYVEEIILAYDGSASSVFAIRQFAYLLSFFDSKRIIVVQVGDVSEVSYKQQISELLKGYYSQIGYEVLHGEDPAFELFNFLKKRDHCFIVMGAYGRAYLSQLFKDSTATPLIQLLKQPVFITHC; encoded by the coding sequence ATGAAAAAAGTAATATTTATGACAGATGCGTGCTCTTTAGATTGTAATGCCCTGGACTTCGCCTGTTTTATTGCAGGCAACGCAAAGGCTTCACTAAAGGGCTTGTTTTTCGAAGACGCTGATTATGTTGATGATGCTGTATTATCTGATTTAAGTCCTTCTCCATGTGGGGATATCCTGGGAGAACCGGATACCGTGGGTTTCGAAACCAGTACCGAAATTCAGGCACTTAATATTCAGCGGTTTAAAGATTTCTGTGCAAAAAGGAATATAACGTGCACCGTTCGCTGTTTGGGGAAGGCAGATTTAGATAATGCTTTGATAGAGAGCCGGTTTGCCGATCTCATTGTTGCCGGAGGAAAAATGTCCTTTCCTGATGAGAAAAACCGCTTCCCATCTCCCTTTTTAAGGGGAGTACTACAAAAAGCCGAATGTCCGATAATCATTTCATCTGAGCGGATCAGGTATGTTGAAGAGATCATTTTAGCGTATGATGGTTCTGCATCATCGGTATTTGCAATCCGGCAATTTGCGTACCTATTATCTTTTTTTGACAGCAAGCGCATTATTGTAGTTCAGGTTGGAGATGTTTCGGAAGTATCCTATAAGCAACAGATTAGTGAATTACTAAAAGGATACTATTCGCAAATAGGATATGAGGTTTTACATGGAGAAGACCCTGCGTTTGAGTTGTTTAATTTTTTGAAAAAAAGGGATCATTGTTTTATTGTTATGGGGGCCTACGGCCGCGCCTATTTATCTCAATTATTTAAGGACAGTACAGCAACACCTCTGATACAATTATTGAAGCAGCCTGTTTTTATTACACATTGCTAA
- a CDS encoding universal stress protein, giving the protein MKTIIAATNFSKAANHAVAFAADVACLLKGRLVIFNVVDILPVTTDAQVPIDFYEVAEEEADKSLSELALEMKKRTNNEIEIKALYKVGTVATQLDTLCDEEDPLAIFIASEFVTVFERLLWGSHAIPIAKHSSFPVIVVPANAMMKDFKKMGIAIDLEHRSHIQWQFLRDWLKLFNAEVDIVAVSPAAELTSRGVPLTIDTQEQLGSYKVSYHFVANNDVEDGIREYVTKNTPDLLVMFVQKHGILHKSITKSFILLPPVPVMFISQEVK; this is encoded by the coding sequence ATGAAAACTATTATTGCCGCCACGAACTTCTCCAAGGCCGCCAATCATGCGGTTGCTTTTGCAGCGGATGTGGCCTGTTTACTAAAAGGCCGCCTGGTTATTTTTAATGTCGTCGATATTCTGCCGGTAACTACCGACGCACAGGTTCCCATAGATTTCTATGAGGTAGCGGAAGAAGAGGCAGATAAATCCTTGTCAGAATTGGCATTGGAAATGAAGAAGCGGACAAATAACGAGATTGAAATTAAAGCCCTTTATAAAGTAGGAACAGTGGCAACTCAGCTGGATACTTTGTGTGATGAAGAAGATCCACTGGCTATTTTTATTGCTTCTGAGTTTGTTACGGTGTTTGAGCGGTTGTTGTGGGGCTCACATGCTATTCCCATTGCAAAACATAGTTCCTTCCCGGTTATTGTTGTGCCGGCGAATGCAATGATGAAGGATTTTAAAAAGATGGGTATTGCGATCGACCTGGAGCATAGAAGTCACATTCAATGGCAGTTTTTACGGGACTGGTTAAAATTATTTAATGCTGAAGTGGATATAGTAGCGGTGTCACCCGCTGCAGAATTGACTTCCAGGGGGGTACCACTTACAATTGATACACAAGAGCAGCTGGGGAGCTACAAAGTGAGCTATCATTTTGTAGCCAATAATGATGTTGAGGACGGTATCAGGGAATATGTTACAAAAAATACTCCTGATTTGCTGGTAATGTTTGTTCAGAAACATGGAATTCTTCATAAAAGTATAACAAAGTCATTTATCTTATTGCCTCCGGTGCCTGTCATGTTTATTTCCCAGGAAGTAAAGTGA